A genomic stretch from Candidatus Krumholzibacteriota bacterium includes:
- a CDS encoding S9 family peptidase translates to MRHVHLITPALILLFISILPLSAIAEKEAARLTIERIFDDPSLSGPSPRSLKISPDGSRVTFLKGKDTDAAQLDLWEYNIADGVSRLLVDSQVLLPGEVKLSAEERARRERQRISAFSGIVEYSWSEDGTALLFPLAGDIYLYDLTLPPEKAMTRLTETGAFETDARFSPLGNFVSFIRDKDLFVITRATGGEHQLTKGGGGVVSNGMAEFVAQEEMHRFTGYWWSDDEKYIAFETFDESPVPVAKRYEINAEDFVVTEQRYPAAGDPNVLVGLGVVTIAGKKAGDITWIDLGAEKDIYLARVDWYDGEHLIVQRQSRNQQSLDLLLANVRSGEANRFMREVSDTWVELHEDLRVLKKSQGFVWKSARDGFPHLYVCDTDSGVLTRLTKGDWCVEKLLGVDEEAGLVYFMATKETVLERHLYTAALDGSDPDSPRRITSRSGVHYLEFAEDCSIYIDKFSNTDTPPQVSVHRADGTRITWLEENALSEEHPYFPYSRRHAKVEFGTLKAEDGQDLYYSIIKPVPFDPDRRYPVFVDCYGGPRGQQVYNNWRGVWSLYSQYLARHGYVVFTLDNRGTGHRGKKFDDPIYGQLGKIEVDDQAAGARFLATLPYVDPERIGIFGWSYGGYMVLMTMTKVPGLFHAGASVAPVTDYRLYDTHYTERYLGLPGVNSDGYEATSVFPWLDALRGPLLVVHGMADDNVLFTNSTRLFKELQDRVIPFEMMTYPGKKHSITGKATRTHLFETITSFMDRHLKE, encoded by the coding sequence ATGCGCCACGTCCATCTTATTACTCCCGCGTTAATACTGTTATTTATATCGATCTTACCATTGTCAGCCATAGCGGAGAAGGAAGCCGCCAGATTGACTATCGAGCGTATTTTTGACGACCCGAGTCTCAGTGGACCGAGTCCGCGCTCGTTGAAGATCTCCCCTGACGGTTCGCGGGTGACTTTTCTCAAGGGTAAGGATACAGACGCCGCGCAGCTCGATCTCTGGGAATACAATATCGCTGACGGAGTCTCCCGGCTGCTTGTAGATTCCCAGGTGCTGTTGCCTGGTGAGGTGAAGCTGTCAGCGGAGGAAAGAGCCCGCCGCGAGAGGCAGAGGATCTCTGCCTTCAGTGGAATAGTCGAGTACAGCTGGTCCGAAGACGGCACGGCACTGCTGTTTCCGCTTGCCGGCGATATTTATCTTTATGATCTGACCCTGCCGCCTGAAAAGGCGATGACCAGGCTGACCGAGACAGGCGCATTCGAAACGGATGCCCGCTTTTCTCCCCTCGGTAATTTTGTTTCCTTTATACGCGACAAGGACCTTTTCGTGATAACCCGCGCCACTGGCGGTGAGCATCAGTTGACCAAGGGTGGCGGAGGCGTCGTCTCCAACGGTATGGCCGAGTTTGTGGCCCAGGAGGAAATGCACCGCTTCACCGGTTACTGGTGGTCAGACGATGAGAAGTATATCGCCTTCGAGACGTTCGACGAATCCCCCGTACCGGTGGCAAAGCGTTACGAGATCAATGCCGAGGATTTTGTAGTGACCGAGCAGCGTTATCCGGCTGCCGGCGATCCGAACGTCCTGGTAGGCCTTGGTGTGGTCACGATCGCCGGTAAAAAGGCCGGCGATATCACCTGGATCGATCTGGGTGCAGAAAAGGATATCTATCTCGCGCGCGTCGACTGGTACGACGGTGAACACCTGATAGTCCAGCGTCAATCGCGTAACCAGCAGAGCCTTGACCTGCTGCTGGCCAACGTGCGCAGCGGCGAAGCGAACCGGTTCATGCGGGAAGTCAGCGATACCTGGGTCGAGCTTCACGAAGACCTGCGCGTCCTGAAGAAGAGCCAGGGGTTCGTATGGAAAAGTGCCCGCGACGGATTTCCACACCTCTACGTGTGTGATACGGATAGCGGGGTCCTGACCCGGCTGACAAAAGGTGACTGGTGCGTGGAAAAGCTGCTCGGTGTCGATGAAGAAGCGGGGCTCGTGTATTTCATGGCAACCAAAGAGACCGTCCTTGAGAGACATCTCTACACCGCTGCCCTCGACGGCTCGGATCCTGATAGCCCGAGGCGGATAACTTCCCGAAGCGGTGTCCATTACCTGGAATTCGCCGAAGACTGCAGCATATACATCGACAAGTTCTCGAACACCGATACGCCCCCCCAGGTCAGCGTGCACAGGGCCGATGGCACAAGGATCACCTGGTTGGAGGAAAACGCTCTTTCCGAAGAACACCCGTATTTTCCGTACTCCCGCCGGCACGCCAAAGTGGAGTTCGGGACCCTGAAGGCCGAAGACGGCCAGGACCTCTACTATAGCATCATCAAGCCGGTACCTTTCGATCCCGATCGCAGATACCCCGTATTCGTCGACTGTTACGGTGGGCCACGCGGCCAGCAGGTATACAACAACTGGCGCGGAGTCTGGAGCCTGTATTCGCAATATCTCGCCCGGCATGGATATGTCGTCTTCACTCTGGACAACCGGGGCACGGGACATCGGGGAAAGAAGTTCGACGATCCGATCTACGGGCAGTTGGGAAAGATAGAAGTCGACGACCAGGCGGCCGGCGCCAGATTCCTTGCGACCCTGCCGTACGTCGATCCTGAGCGCATAGGTATCTTCGGCTGGAGCTACGGCGGGTACATGGTCCTTATGACCATGACGAAAGTTCCCGGCCTGTTTCACGCTGGCGCGTCGGTCGCTCCGGTCACCGATTACCGGCTTTACGACACTCATTATACCGAGCGCTACCTTGGCCTGCCTGGCGTAAACAGCGACGGGTACGAAGCGACATCAGTATTTCCCTGGTTGGATGCTCTCCGGGGGCCTTTGCTGGTGGTACACGGCATGGCCGATGATAACGTCCTGTTCACCAACAGTACGCGGCTCTTCAAGGAGCTTCAGGACAGGGTGATTCCGTTCGAGATGATGACCTACCCTGGAAAGAAGCACAGCATCACCGGCAAAGCGACCAGGACTCACCTGTTCGAGACTATAACAAGTTTCATGGACCGGCATCTGAAGGAGTAA
- a CDS encoding DUF1579 family protein produces the protein MLDQLVGKWLMQGTIAGNETRHDIEAKWVLGHYYLQLNEVSREMTVDGEPEYEATVLIGWDDTSDQYVCLWLDNTGGSGLSSGVIGRAKREGNQLPFVFRLPDESIIYNTFTRDPDNDTWEWLIDSEENGQRKIFARVKLIRQ, from the coding sequence ATGCTTGACCAGTTGGTTGGAAAGTGGCTTATGCAGGGTACGATTGCGGGAAACGAGACCAGACATGATATTGAGGCGAAATGGGTACTTGGACATTATTACCTGCAGCTGAATGAAGTATCCCGGGAGATGACTGTCGACGGTGAACCTGAATATGAAGCCACGGTGCTTATCGGCTGGGACGATACCTCAGATCAGTACGTATGCCTGTGGCTTGATAACACCGGAGGAAGTGGTCTTTCTTCGGGAGTAATCGGCCGCGCGAAACGTGAAGGAAATCAGCTGCCGTTTGTGTTCAGACTGCCTGATGAAAGTATAATCTATAATACATTTACCCGCGATCCGGATAACGATACCTGGGAATGGCTTATTGATTCGGAGGAAAACGGTCAACGTAAAATATTCGCAAGAGTCAAACTGATAAGACAATAA
- a CDS encoding serpin family protein, with product MKKNSPAWMIIPAMALIAGCNGDSGTIPGEEIQPTTNFTLRVERTNEFAVELFKNVRESEDNLIVCPHSVSVAFALLYAGARGATEVEISDVLKFHYPQENGFHSSMSLLNEQICSRGGANPEEFKVWMANGCWIDRSFSILQSYQDTLVYYYETEMDTVDFSNHPEEARSTINDWVYENTNEQIEDAFPPECINSATRLVLSNVFCFEAQWLQCFDPEYSSNRVFTRLDGSTISVMTMAGESHFDYFDGDGYKALRLPYKGDSVSMLLLLPDEGNYSDFEDSLDGKLITSIYDSLNSTFIHVDLPRFHIDTALSLKSVLESMGMTSVFYPGANLSGIDGIDDGSPWVGDVIHKTSMYLNEYGTYLYSATGIVLFVCELPRFSADRPFIFAVIDEPKGVILFIGRVMDANGYWWPLVF from the coding sequence TTGAAAAAAAACTCGCCGGCATGGATGATTATCCCTGCTATGGCATTGATCGCAGGCTGTAATGGTGACTCAGGGACGATTCCAGGCGAAGAAATTCAACCAACGACAAATTTCACGCTGAGAGTTGAACGTACAAATGAATTTGCCGTGGAATTGTTCAAGAATGTCAGGGAATCAGAGGATAACCTGATCGTTTGTCCACATAGTGTTTCTGTCGCGTTTGCGTTGCTCTATGCTGGCGCAAGAGGAGCCACTGAAGTTGAGATATCAGATGTGCTGAAATTTCATTATCCGCAGGAAAACGGTTTTCATTCGTCAATGTCATTGCTCAATGAACAGATCTGTTCAAGGGGTGGAGCGAATCCCGAAGAATTCAAGGTATGGATGGCAAACGGATGCTGGATAGACCGGAGTTTTTCTATCCTTCAATCATACCAGGACACTTTAGTTTATTATTATGAAACTGAAATGGACACGGTCGATTTTTCCAACCATCCTGAAGAAGCTCGTTCCACCATAAATGATTGGGTGTATGAAAATACGAATGAACAAATTGAAGATGCTTTTCCTCCCGAATGCATTAATTCAGCCACGCGCCTTGTGTTATCAAATGTATTTTGTTTCGAGGCGCAATGGCTGCAATGTTTTGATCCTGAATATTCAAGTAACAGAGTATTTACAAGACTTGATGGAAGCACAATATCTGTCATGACAATGGCGGGAGAAAGCCATTTCGATTATTTCGATGGCGATGGGTACAAAGCTTTGAGATTGCCTTATAAGGGAGATAGCGTATCAATGCTGTTGCTTCTACCTGATGAAGGTAATTATTCAGATTTTGAAGATTCTTTAGATGGAAAACTCATTACATCCATCTATGATTCTTTGAATTCAACATTTATTCATGTTGATCTTCCCAGATTTCATATCGATACAGCTTTATCGCTTAAAAGTGTGCTGGAATCGATGGGTATGACATCAGTATTTTATCCTGGGGCGAATTTATCAGGAATTGATGGAATTGATGATGGATCTCCATGGGTCGGTGATGTTATTCATAAAACATCAATGTATTTGAATGAGTATGGAACTTATTTATACAGCGCCACAGGAATAGTCTTGTTTGTTTGTGAGCTTCCAAGGTTCAGCGCAGATCGACCTTTTATTTTCGCGGTTATAGATGAACCGAAAGGGGTGATATTATTTATCGGAAGAGTAATGGATGCAAATGGGTATTGGTGGCCATTAGTATTTTAA
- a CDS encoding ester cyclase: MTDVLKRNKRIVHDYIQNVVNTGDVTQISKYISPDYVEIYRNKKHPMGIDGAKEHILGVRRTYPDLKLTIERQIAEGDWVVTQITARGTHKGEWLGIKPTGKLVEYSGVNVDRISDGLIVEHGGAANLLEPLFEIGAIEIYTDRET, translated from the coding sequence ATGACGGATGTTTTGAAAAGAAATAAGCGTATTGTTCATGATTATATACAAAATGTCGTCAACACCGGAGATGTGACGCAAATATCCAAATACATATCGCCAGACTATGTTGAAATATACAGGAACAAAAAGCATCCGATGGGGATTGACGGAGCTAAAGAACATATATTGGGAGTCAGGCGGACATACCCTGACCTTAAATTAACGATTGAACGGCAGATAGCTGAAGGTGATTGGGTAGTCACTCAAATCACGGCGCGAGGGACTCACAAGGGAGAATGGCTTGGAATAAAGCCAACGGGTAAATTAGTGGAATATTCTGGTGTAAATGTCGATCGAATTAGTGACGGTTTAATCGTTGAACATGGGGGGGCTGCGAATTTATTAGAACCCCTGTTTGAAATAGGAGCTATTGAGATTTATACTGACAGGGAAACTTAG